A single region of the Leptolyngbya subtilissima AS-A7 genome encodes:
- the leuB gene encoding 3-isopropylmalate dehydrogenase, with product MTSTYRITLLPGDGIGPEIMAVAVDVLNTVGRQMDLAFEFEEALIGGAAIDETGEPLPEETLKTCKASDAVLLAAIGGYKWDTLPRHQRPETGLLGLRSGLELFANLRPATILPQLIDASSLKREVVEGVDIMVVRELTGGIYFGSPKGVFETETGEKRGVNTMAYTDREIDRIGKVAFETAQKRKGQLCSVDKANVLEVSQLWRDRITALSADYPDVALTHMYVDNAAMQLIRWPKQFDTIVTGNLFGDILSDAAAMLTGSIGMLPSASLGASGPGVYEPVHGSAPDIAGQDKANPLAQVLSAAMMLRYALDQPAAADRIEQAVTTVLDQGYRTGDIMSETMTQVGCKAMGEALLSALS from the coding sequence ATGACTTCGACCTATCGCATTACCCTGCTGCCCGGCGACGGCATTGGCCCTGAGATTATGGCGGTGGCGGTGGACGTACTCAACACTGTGGGCCGCCAGATGGATCTGGCTTTTGAGTTTGAGGAAGCGCTGATCGGGGGAGCTGCGATTGACGAAACTGGGGAGCCGCTGCCGGAGGAAACGCTGAAGACCTGCAAGGCCAGCGATGCGGTGCTACTGGCGGCGATCGGGGGCTACAAGTGGGATACATTGCCTCGCCACCAGCGGCCTGAGACAGGGCTGCTGGGTCTGCGATCGGGGCTGGAGCTATTTGCCAACCTGCGTCCGGCCACCATCTTGCCGCAGCTGATCGATGCCTCTTCGCTCAAGCGAGAGGTGGTGGAAGGGGTCGACATTATGGTGGTGCGCGAACTCACTGGGGGCATTTACTTTGGCAGTCCCAAGGGGGTATTTGAGACCGAGACGGGGGAAAAGCGGGGGGTCAATACTATGGCCTATACCGATCGCGAAATCGATCGCATCGGCAAGGTCGCCTTTGAGACTGCCCAAAAACGCAAAGGCCAGCTGTGCTCAGTTGATAAGGCCAACGTGCTGGAGGTGTCGCAGCTGTGGCGCGATCGCATCACCGCCCTCTCTGCTGACTACCCCGATGTCGCGCTCACCCACATGTATGTCGACAATGCGGCCATGCAGCTGATCCGCTGGCCGAAGCAGTTTGACACCATTGTGACCGGCAACCTGTTCGGCGACATTCTCTCCGATGCGGCGGCGATGCTCACTGGCAGCATTGGCATGTTGCCCTCGGCTAGCTTGGGAGCCAGCGGGCCGGGGGTCTACGAGCCCGTCCACGGGTCGGCCCCCGACATTGCTGGGCAAGACAAGGCCAACCCCTTGGCCCAGGTGCTGAGCGCCGCCATGATGCTACGCTACGCCCTCGATCAGCCCGCCGCTGCCGATCGCATTGAGCAAGCCGTAACCACAGTTTTAGATCAGGGTTATCGAACTGGCGATATCATGTCTGAGACTATGACCCAGGTGGGTTGCAAGGCCATGGGCGAAGCCCTATTGAGTGCCCTGTCATAA
- a CDS encoding YqiA/YcfP family alpha/beta fold hydrolase, translating into MPQYLYLHGFASSPRSAKAQAMQTRFSMLGLDLIIPDLNQDGFGHLTLSRQIQQVSALILAQSEPTVLIGSSLGGLTAAWVAQQAAITDRIEKLVLLAPAFDFLAQWLPRLGPDQLEAWRTEGTFPIYHYTEQRTLPLHYDFIADAQGYSDDGLKAQIPTLILHGTNDETISIEASRAYAAPRPWVRLVELFSDHALTDVEKDIWRHTHDFLELGT; encoded by the coding sequence ATGCCCCAATACCTCTACCTCCACGGCTTCGCCTCCAGCCCCCGCTCGGCCAAAGCCCAGGCCATGCAGACCCGCTTCTCAATGCTGGGCCTCGACCTCATCATCCCCGACCTCAACCAGGACGGCTTTGGCCACCTCACCCTCAGCCGCCAAATTCAGCAGGTCAGCGCCCTGATTTTGGCCCAGAGCGAACCTACCGTTCTGATCGGCTCCAGCCTAGGGGGCCTCACCGCCGCCTGGGTTGCCCAACAAGCTGCAATTACAGACCGCATCGAAAAACTGGTGCTGCTGGCCCCCGCCTTTGACTTTCTCGCTCAGTGGCTGCCCCGCCTCGGCCCCGACCAGCTCGAAGCCTGGCGCACCGAGGGCACTTTCCCCATCTATCACTACACCGAGCAGCGCACTCTACCGCTGCACTACGACTTCATCGCCGACGCCCAAGGCTACAGTGACGATGGCCTAAAAGCCCAGATCCCGACTTTGATTCTCCACGGCACCAACGACGAGACTATATCTATAGAAGCCAGCCGCGCCTACGCAGCCCCGCGCCCCTGGGTGCGACTGGTAGAACTCTTCAGCGACCATGCCCTGACAGATGTGGAGAAAGATATTTGGCGGCACACCCACGATTTTCTGGAGCTTGGAACCTAG